In Sphaeramia orbicularis chromosome 12, fSphaOr1.1, whole genome shotgun sequence, the following proteins share a genomic window:
- the sgtb gene encoding small glutamine-rich tetratricopeptide repeat-containing protein beta, with protein sequence MAVEKRLAYSIVQFLRDQTHCGALNSDEQESLEVAIQCLETTFKISSSDCHLAVPQPLTEIFLNALLKNDNLTIPETSPSPEDIERAEQLKNEGNNHMKEENYRCAVECYTKAIDLDLRNAVYYCNRAAAHSKLGNYTEATGDCERAIGIDPTYSKAYGRMGLALTAMNKYPEAISYFKKALVLDPENDTYKSNLKIAEQKHKEATSPIAAGLGFDMASLINNPAFISMAASVMQNQQVQQLMSGMMSNAVGGPAAGVGGLSDISSLIEAGQQFAQQIQQQNPELIEQLRNHIRSRSFSGSAEEHS encoded by the exons ATGGCTGTGGAGAAGCGCCTGGCGTACTCAATTGTGCAGTTCTTACGAGATCAAACACACTGTGGAGCTTTGAATTCTGATGAGCAGGAAAGCCTGGAAG TTGCTATTCAGTGTTTGGAAACCACCTTTAAGATCAGCTCCAGTGACTGCCATCTTGCTGTGCCACAGCCGCTCACAGAAATATTTCTCAATGCCCTGCTCAAG AATGACAACCTAACCATACCAGAGACTTCCCCATCCCCAGAAGACATTGAACGAGCAGAACAACTCAAGAATGAAG GGAACAATCACATGAAGGAAGAGAACTACAGATGTGCGGTGGAGTGCTACACAAAGGCAATCGATCTGGATCTAAGAAACGCTGTGTACTACTGCAATAG GGCTGCAGCTCACAGTAAACTGGGAAATTATACAGAGGCAACTGGCGACTGTGAGAGAGCCATTGGGATTGATCCTACCTACAGCAAAGCATATGGGCGGATGGG TTTGGCTTTAACGGCCATGAACAAGTATCCAGAGGCAATTTCCTACTTCAAAAAAGCTCTGGTGTTAGATCCGGAGAATGATACCTACAAATCCAACCTGAAGATTGCCGAGCAGAAGCATAAAGAAGCAACAAGTCCG ATAGCTGCTGGACTGGGTTTTGATATGGCAAGCTTAATCAACAACCCTGCCTTCATCAGCATG GCCGCAAGTGTGATGCAGAACCAGCAAGTCCAACAGCT TATGTCAGGAATGATGTCGAATGCCGTCGGGGGGCCTGCAGCAGGAGTAGGCGGACTATCAGACATCTCCAGCTTGATCGAAGC AGGACAGCAGTTTGCtcagcagatccagcagcagaaccctgagcTGATCGAGCAGTTAAGGAACCACATCCGGAGCCGCTCCTTCAGTGGCAGTGCAGAGGAGCACTCATGA